The Solibacillus sp. FSL R7-0682 genome includes a window with the following:
- a CDS encoding RidA family protein: MKISRNPDTIHNPVAPYVHQIEVIGPNRWLNLSGQLGMRIDGTVPENPLEQLKLALENVNKNLEAAEMEIKDLTKMVFYFVGDFEVEQRRKIIGDFLGEHLPCTTMMYVVALAAPSFKVEIDAWACKNI; this comes from the coding sequence GTGAAAATTTCAAGGAATCCAGATACAATTCATAACCCAGTTGCTCCTTATGTACACCAAATAGAGGTAATAGGCCCAAATAGATGGTTGAATTTATCTGGACAGTTAGGTATGCGAATAGATGGCACTGTACCAGAGAATCCACTAGAGCAACTAAAATTGGCTTTAGAAAACGTAAATAAGAATCTTGAAGCTGCTGAAATGGAGATTAAAGATTTAACAAAAATGGTATTTTACTTTGTTGGAGATTTTGAAGTGGAACAACGAAGAAAAATAATTGGAGATTTTCTCGGAGAACATCTTCCTTGTACTACAATGATGTATGTCGTAGCACTAGCAGCACCTTCGTTTAAAGTGGAAATTGATGCATGGGCGTGTAAAAATATTTGA